AGTCCTGCCCGCCGGTATTCTCGAGACCTTCGAGAAAGGCGACGAAGCGCCGGTGCCGCTCATCATCGGCAGCAACAGCGACGAGGCGACGGTGACCGTCGCGTTCGGCCTCGACCCGGCCAGGCTGATCGAGAACGTCAGAGGGCTGCCGAACGTTGCCTTGCGCGTGTTGTATCCACGCGCGACCGACGACGCCCAGATCGGCCGCGAGTTGATCCGCGATCTGGTGTTCATTGCCCCGACGCAACGTCTGGCCGGGCTGCACGCCAGGCGCGCGCCAAGCTGGCGCTATTTCTTCAGCTACGTACCGGCGGGCATGCGCGAGGCATGGGCGAATGGCGTGCCCCACGGCGGCGAGGTTCCATTCATATTCAACACACTCGATCGAACTCCAGAGATGCAAGGCAAAGTGACGGAGGCGGATCGCGCCTTCGCCGCCCAGGTGCACGACTATTGGTTCGAGTTCGCCCGCACCGGCGCACCTTCGTCCGCAGGCAATCTGCTGTGGCCCAACTTCGACGCGCGCAACGACAAAGTGATGGAGTTTGGCGAGGAGATCGCGGTGCGCAACAACTTCCTGCGCGCGCGGCTCGACCTCTTCAGCGCCGTGTATCCGCGGGTGATCGCAGCGGTGACATCGCGGCAATAGCAACAGCAGTCGGATTCGGGTGAGGAATCTGACTGCTGTGACGGCGTCTTTTTATACCGGGGCGGCAGTTATCCCACCACTGCCAGCTCGACCCCCATCAGCCGGGCCACCTTCTCGATCTTGCTGAGCTGATGGCCGACGCCGAGCGCGACGTGGTGCGTCGGCCCGTGCATGCACCAGGCATCCATGAACTCCGCCGGCGGCAAGGCGAAGCGCAGGCGCGAGTTGGTGTTGCCGATCTGCAGGGTCTTGCCGGGCAGCGATTCACCTTCGGCGGCCAAGAACTTCAAGCGCCCGTCGGCGGTCTGCGTCGTGCCGAGGATGGTGATCGGGCCGCATTTCACCTGGAACTGCACCGACAGCCCATAGCCGCGCTTGCCATGGAACAGCCCCAGCCCGCGCAGCTTGGGCTTTTGATCGCCGATGGCGATGTGCGCCGGGCCGTCGTGCCCCATCAAGATGAACTGCTCGACGAAGTCCATCGCGTAGAACTCGGTATAGCTGCCGCCGGCATGCAGCCGATCCATGATGAACATGGAGATGCACGTCTTCAGGTCGCCTTCGCCGCTGCACGGCACGCCGCGCGCCGTGAGCAGCGAGTTGCCGACGATGAGCGTCGCGCCCAGTTGCTCGAACTCGTTGCCGTTCAAGCCGCGGTAGTAATACGTTAGGCCGTTCAAATCGAAGTCGCGCACCAGCGCATCCAACCCGCATGCCACGCGCGCCGACCAATCCAGCGCCTCCGGCGTGACCGGCTTGGTGATGCGATCGCTGCCCGGCGCGGCGATCTCGAACACGTCGAGGATCTCGCGCTTTTTGGCTTCGACCTGTTCATCCGTCACGGCATCTACGCGCACCTTCAGGTCGTCCATCTCCAGCACCTCGATGTGCGCGCCGGTCTGCGCCTGCACCATGGTGAAGTCGGAGTACATGTCGAGCATGCCGGGGTAGGTGTGGCCGAGGAAGCCGATGCGGCTGCGATTGAGGGCGTGCACGGCTGCCGCAGCGGCGATCCAATCGGCGATGATGCCCCATGCGCGATCATCGTTGCGAAGTTGGCCGGACACCACGTTGAAGGCGATGCGACTGCGGGCGAAGGCGTTGGAGATCTCCGGCACGCAGCACGCGCAGCAGTTGGCCAGCCACTCGGCCGTGTCCGCCGTGTCGTAGTTCAGCGCCGCAACCGGCTGTAGGTTCAGCACCAGCACCGGCCGACCGACGCGCTGCACGGCCGGGAGCACCTGTGACGATGTGGCATAGGTGCCCACATAGCACACGATCAGGTCCACGTTCTCGCGCGTGAACAGGTCGCCCGCAGCCAGGGCAGCCGGCGCGGTGTCCACCAGGCCTGCCGAGACCACCTGCGCACCAAAGCCGGCCAACCGCGCCTCAACTTCGCGCTGATAGCGCTCCAGCCGCTCCTTCAGGCCTTCGAATTGCGGCCAGTACGCCGCCAGGCCGATGCCGAATACGCCAACTTTCACCTTGTTCATGATTGATGATGAATGACTAACGACTGATGATTGGCATGGAACCAGCCGACAACCTCAACCCGTGGCTTCGAAGATGATAGGAATGGGCCCATCGGCTGTCAATTTGGGCGAGTGAACTTGACGATTTGATAACGGCGAGGGTCGCTTGGCTACGGCCTCGACGCGCATCACGTCCCCGCGGCCACCCGGTCGCGATACTGCGCCACCTGCGCCTCGACTTCGCGAGGCGACCAGCCCAACTCGCGCGCCATCACCTGCGCCACAGCCGGCGCCGGCTCGACGCCGCGCGACCAATCCTCGAAGTTCAGGTGCAGCCGGCGCGCCAGCACATCGTCGAGCGTCATGGCCATCTCGCAGCGGCAGGCATAGACCACCTCGGCCATGATGTAGGGCAGA
The window above is part of the Candidatus Roseilinea sp. genome. Proteins encoded here:
- a CDS encoding hypothetical protein (possible pseudo, internal stop codon) yields the protein MQKNIAAFGGDPDNVTIFGESAGAQSVLYLMASPLARGLFHKAIAQSSYGLPEFTRTRAISLGIQIADAVGLSGALATLDDLRAVPASNFAPLTQARLSTAPVAIVGDEVLPAGILETFEKGDEAPVPLIIGSNSDEATVTVAFGLDPARLIENVRGLPNVALRVLYPRATDDAQIGRELIRDLVFIAPTQRLAGLHARRAPSWRYFFSYVPAGMREAWANGVPHGGEVPFIFNTLDRTPEMQGKVTEADRAFAAQVHDYWFEFARTGAPSSAGNLLWPNFDARNDKVMEFGEEIAVRNNFLRARLDLFSAVYPRVIAAVTSRQ
- the araA gene encoding L-arabinose isomerase codes for the protein MNKVKVGVFGIGLAAYWPQFEGLKERLERYQREVEARLAGFGAQVVSAGLVDTAPAALAAGDLFTRENVDLIVCYVGTYATSSQVLPAVQRVGRPVLVLNLQPVAALNYDTADTAEWLANCCACCVPEISNAFARSRIAFNVVSGQLRNDDRAWGIIADWIAAAAAVHALNRSRIGFLGHTYPGMLDMYSDFTMVQAQTGAHIEVLEMDDLKVRVDAVTDEQVEAKKREILDVFEIAAPGSDRITKPVTPEALDWSARVACGLDALVRDFDLNGLTYYYRGLNGNEFEQLGATLIVGNSLLTARGVPCSGEGDLKTCISMFIMDRLHAGGSYTEFYAMDFVEQFILMGHDGPAHIAIGDQKPKLRGLGLFHGKRGYGLSVQFQVKCGPITILGTTQTADGRLKFLAAEGESLPGKTLQIGNTNSRLRFALPPAEFMDAWCMHGPTHHVALGVGHQLSKIEKVARLMGVELAVVG